One genomic segment of Flagellimonas marinaquae includes these proteins:
- the rplM gene encoding 50S ribosomal protein L13: protein MDTLSYKTISANKSTVDKQWLLVDAEGQTLGRLASKVAKILRGKYKTNFTPHVDCGDNVIVINAEKIDMTGNKWNDKEYQRYTGYPGGQRSASALEVLEKHPERIIENSVKGMLPKNKLGADLFRNLKVYAGAEHGQEAQKPKAINLNDYK, encoded by the coding sequence GTGGATACATTAAGTTATAAAACTATTTCCGCCAATAAATCTACTGTTGACAAGCAATGGTTATTGGTTGATGCTGAAGGACAGACCTTAGGAAGATTGGCGTCTAAAGTAGCCAAAATACTTAGAGGGAAATATAAGACCAACTTTACCCCCCATGTTGATTGTGGAGACAATGTTATTGTCATCAATGCAGAGAAAATCGACATGACAGGTAACAAATGGAACGATAAAGAATACCAAAGATACACTGGGTATCCAGGTGGACAACGTTCTGCTTCCGCACTAGAAGTATTGGAAAAACATCCTGAGCGCATTATCGAAAACTCCGTAAAAGGAATGCTTCCTAAAAATAAATTAGGAGCCGACCTGTTCAGAAACCTTAAGGTTTACGCAGGGGCAGAGCACGGACAAGAAGCGCAAAAACCAAAAGCTATAAACTTAAACGACTACAAATAA
- a CDS encoding flavin reductase family protein — translation MIKTIDPTTIPQPELYSILSTAVAPRPICFASTVDAEGNVNLSPYSFFNVFSSNPPVMVFSPTRSGRDNSLKHTHQNVMEVPEVVINVVNHKMVEQMSLSSTAYAKGVNEFRKAGFTEIPSVKVKPPRVAEAPVSFECRVLEVVELGQIPGAGNLVIAQVDMIHINDEYLTNNVLDTEKLDVVGRMGGNWYIRAIKESLFEVPKPIRSQGIGVDALPKGIRESDVLTGNNLGRLGNLESVPSSDEIKTIIANEGVQNASKTELHTLAKKVLEAGNTKNAIAYLLFAESL, via the coding sequence ATGATCAAAACCATAGACCCAACTACCATACCCCAACCGGAACTATACAGTATACTATCGACAGCTGTGGCTCCAAGACCCATTTGCTTTGCCAGCACAGTTGATGCCGAAGGCAATGTGAACCTGAGTCCGTATAGTTTTTTCAACGTTTTTAGTTCCAATCCTCCCGTAATGGTGTTCTCGCCAACGCGAAGTGGCAGGGACAACTCTTTAAAACACACCCACCAAAATGTAATGGAAGTACCAGAAGTGGTGATCAATGTAGTGAACCATAAAATGGTGGAGCAGATGTCCCTTTCGAGCACAGCCTACGCCAAAGGGGTGAACGAATTTAGAAAGGCCGGATTTACCGAAATCCCCAGTGTAAAAGTTAAACCTCCAAGAGTGGCCGAAGCCCCCGTTTCTTTTGAGTGCAGGGTATTGGAGGTGGTGGAATTAGGACAGATTCCCGGAGCCGGAAACTTGGTGATTGCACAAGTGGACATGATCCACATTAACGATGAATATTTAACAAATAACGTGTTGGATACCGAAAAACTCGATGTAGTGGGTCGTATGGGTGGCAATTGGTATATCCGAGCCATAAAAGAGTCCCTGTTCGAGGTTCCTAAACCTATCCGGTCCCAAGGTATTGGCGTGGATGCGCTCCCCAAGGGGATTCGCGAGAGCGATGTTCTAACAGGGAACAATTTAGGCCGTTTGGGGAATTTGGAAAGCGTTCCATCTTCGGATGAGATAAAAACCATCATAGCCAACGAAGGGGTGCAAAATGCCTCCAAAACTGAACTGCACACCTTGGCAAAAAAAGTATTGGAAGCGGGCAATACAAAAAACGCAATAGCTTATTTATTGTTTGCGGAAAGCCTATAA
- a CDS encoding homogentisate 1,2-dioxygenase, with protein MPIYHKLGKVPQKRHTQFEKPDGSLYYEQLFGTIGFDGMSSLSYHIHRPTQVKEIGKALDVNPKIAVEKNITSRKFVGFDVAPKDDFLEAREPLLVNNDVHVGLAAPRKSLTDYFYKNADADEMLFIHKGSGTLKTFLGNISFEYGDYLIIPRGMIYQIEFDTEDNRILYAESFHPIYTPKRYRNWFGQLLEHSPFCERDYKLPQDLQTFDKKGEFLMKIKKQGMLHQLVYATHPFDVVGWDGYNYPYGFSIHNFEPITGRVHQPPPVHQTFETSAFVVCSFCPRLYDYHPKSIPAPYNHSNIDSDEVLYYVDGDFMSRTGIGPGYISLHPAGIPHGPHPGTYEASIGKKGTEELAVMIDTFKPLQVTKNALKIDDGKYYKSWLE; from the coding sequence ATGCCTATTTATCACAAACTCGGGAAAGTTCCCCAAAAGCGGCATACCCAATTCGAAAAACCGGATGGCAGCCTGTATTACGAGCAGCTTTTTGGCACTATTGGTTTTGATGGCATGTCTTCGCTATCCTATCATATTCATCGTCCCACCCAAGTAAAAGAAATTGGTAAAGCACTGGACGTAAACCCAAAAATTGCGGTTGAAAAGAACATCACCAGTAGAAAGTTCGTCGGTTTTGATGTTGCTCCTAAAGATGATTTTCTTGAGGCACGGGAACCACTTTTGGTAAACAATGACGTACATGTAGGTTTGGCCGCTCCGCGAAAATCGCTAACGGACTACTTCTATAAAAATGCCGACGCCGACGAAATGCTCTTTATCCACAAAGGGTCGGGAACATTAAAGACTTTTTTAGGAAATATTTCCTTTGAATATGGGGACTACCTGATCATCCCACGAGGAATGATCTATCAAATCGAGTTTGACACAGAAGATAACCGCATTTTATATGCAGAATCCTTCCATCCCATATACACCCCAAAACGATATCGCAATTGGTTCGGGCAATTATTGGAGCATTCACCCTTTTGCGAACGCGATTACAAATTGCCGCAAGACCTTCAAACTTTTGATAAAAAGGGAGAGTTTTTGATGAAAATCAAAAAACAGGGGATGTTGCACCAGCTAGTGTACGCCACACACCCTTTTGATGTAGTGGGTTGGGACGGATATAATTACCCCTATGGCTTTTCGATCCATAATTTTGAGCCGATTACGGGACGTGTGCATCAACCGCCACCGGTGCACCAAACTTTTGAGACCAGTGCTTTTGTGGTTTGTTCGTTCTGTCCCAGGTTGTACGATTACCATCCTAAATCCATTCCGGCACCTTACAACCACTCCAATATAGATTCCGACGAAGTGCTCTATTACGTGGACGGAGATTTTATGAGTAGAACGGGCATCGGACCAGGGTATATTTCCCTCCATCCCGCAGGCATTCCCCACGGCCCACACCCAGGAACCTACGAAGCCAGTATCGGCAAAAAAGGTACCGAGGAACTGGCAGTGATGATAGACACCTTTAAACCCTTGCAAGTAACCAAAAACGCCCTTAAAATTGATGATGGCAAATATTATAAATCTTGGTTGGAATAA
- a CDS encoding DUF5916 domain-containing protein, with translation MRYEVLIILALLFLNSSLAQDSTQVVAKKRYVTQSLGEYAAPDINGILEDDAWDLVEWGGDYIEFQPDENTPPSHQTKFKILYDSKNLYIGVRCYDSEPDKIVKRLSRRDGFDGDWVEFNIDSYFDKRTAFSFTITAAGVKGDEFISNNGNNWDPSWNPIWYAKAHVDDEGWTAELRIPLSQLKFGRAEEQVWGFQSTRRFFRDEERSLWQRKPIDQPGWVSEFGELHGLKNIQPQKQLEIQPYTVAKTETYEAEEGNPFRDGSESDITAGLDAKIGITNDLTLDLTVNPDFGQVDADPSAIALDGFQIFFQERRPFFVENKNIFDFRVSQSQAGNTFGSDNIFYSRRIGRSPQGYPDTSDGEFVDQPDNTPMIGAAKFSGKTKNGWAIGVLESVTSRRNATIINGEGNTRKEMVEPLTNYFVGRLQKDFNQRNSYIGGIFTATNRENLPEQLNFLHDAAYTGGLDFKHQWANRDWYVGGNLTMSHVQGGKEAIANTQRSITHLFDRVGADHVQVDTTRTSLTGTGGNVQIGKIGNGHWRFESGATWRSPELELNDIGFQRQSDDIRHYTWIGYQTLKPDSTFRRVGINYNHWTAWDFEGNHNYLQFNTNTWQNWKGNWNTNIGFNFAPIEYSNFALRGGPRLRQSPWVNFWNSINTDSRKKIRFSFFHNGRKALDNSIKTYYMEGGFVYQPINALRISAFPSLRINRDKLQFIDNFDDVGGSPRYLNGEIRQRTLSMSVRLNYTINPNLTIQYWGQPFISRGRYSNFKHITDPIAKTFEDRFIQYTAQQISLTDGDYAIDEDLDGVTDFSFSDPDFSFVQFRSNLVIRWEYIPGSEIFLVWSQDVSRSGDPTEGLLSSLGDNIFGQKPQNIFLLKATYRFVL, from the coding sequence GTGAGATATGAAGTCCTAATAATCCTGGCCCTATTATTCCTCAATTCCTCTCTAGCACAAGACTCGACCCAAGTCGTTGCCAAAAAAAGATATGTTACCCAAAGTTTAGGCGAATATGCCGCACCCGACATTAATGGAATTTTAGAAGATGATGCTTGGGACTTGGTGGAATGGGGCGGTGATTATATAGAATTTCAGCCCGATGAAAACACCCCGCCTTCGCACCAGACCAAATTTAAAATTTTATATGATAGCAAGAACCTATATATAGGTGTTCGTTGTTATGATAGTGAACCTGACAAGATCGTAAAAAGGCTGTCCCGTAGGGATGGTTTTGATGGTGATTGGGTAGAATTCAATATTGACAGCTATTTTGATAAGCGTACTGCCTTTTCTTTTACCATAACCGCCGCAGGGGTAAAGGGTGATGAGTTTATATCAAATAACGGTAACAATTGGGACCCGAGCTGGAACCCTATTTGGTATGCCAAAGCCCATGTTGATGATGAAGGTTGGACGGCAGAATTGAGGATTCCTCTAAGCCAATTGAAATTTGGAAGAGCAGAAGAGCAGGTATGGGGCTTTCAGTCTACTCGACGCTTTTTTAGAGACGAGGAACGTTCCCTGTGGCAACGTAAGCCCATAGATCAACCCGGTTGGGTGAGCGAGTTTGGGGAACTACATGGGCTAAAGAATATACAGCCCCAAAAACAGTTGGAAATCCAGCCCTATACCGTGGCAAAAACGGAAACTTATGAAGCCGAGGAGGGGAATCCGTTTCGGGATGGTAGCGAAAGTGATATTACCGCGGGTCTGGATGCCAAAATTGGAATTACCAACGATCTTACTTTGGATTTAACGGTTAATCCCGATTTTGGGCAAGTAGATGCCGATCCGTCGGCAATCGCCTTGGATGGGTTTCAGATATTTTTCCAAGAGAGACGCCCATTTTTTGTCGAGAACAAAAACATCTTCGATTTTAGGGTGTCTCAGTCCCAAGCGGGAAACACATTCGGTTCCGATAATATTTTTTACTCCCGAAGAATCGGTAGAAGCCCACAAGGCTATCCCGATACCTCGGATGGAGAATTTGTAGATCAACCAGATAATACTCCAATGATCGGTGCCGCTAAATTTAGTGGAAAAACTAAAAATGGTTGGGCAATCGGGGTGTTGGAGAGTGTTACTTCGCGAAGAAACGCTACCATAATTAATGGCGAGGGAAATACCAGAAAAGAAATGGTGGAACCTTTGACCAATTATTTTGTAGGAAGACTTCAAAAGGATTTCAACCAAAGAAATTCTTATATCGGAGGAATCTTTACGGCCACTAACCGAGAAAACTTGCCCGAACAGCTCAATTTTCTGCACGATGCTGCCTACACAGGAGGCCTGGACTTTAAACATCAATGGGCAAACCGGGATTGGTATGTAGGTGGAAACCTTACCATGAGTCATGTTCAGGGAGGTAAAGAGGCCATCGCCAATACGCAACGATCCATAACGCACTTGTTCGACAGGGTGGGGGCAGACCATGTGCAAGTGGATACTACAAGAACATCTTTGACAGGTACCGGAGGTAATGTACAAATAGGAAAGATCGGCAATGGACATTGGCGGTTCGAATCTGGTGCTACTTGGAGGTCGCCCGAACTGGAGCTCAACGATATTGGCTTTCAGCGCCAGTCGGATGACATTCGCCATTATACATGGATCGGATACCAGACCTTAAAGCCCGATAGTACTTTTAGACGCGTAGGCATCAACTACAACCACTGGACCGCTTGGGATTTTGAGGGAAACCATAATTACTTGCAGTTCAATACCAATACATGGCAAAACTGGAAGGGTAACTGGAATACCAATATCGGATTCAATTTTGCTCCTATAGAATATTCCAACTTTGCACTAAGGGGCGGACCAAGGCTACGGCAGTCTCCCTGGGTAAATTTCTGGAACAGTATTAATACCGATTCCAGAAAAAAGATCAGGTTTTCTTTTTTCCATAATGGAAGAAAGGCCTTGGACAATTCCATAAAGACCTATTATATGGAAGGTGGTTTTGTGTATCAGCCCATTAATGCACTGCGCATTTCTGCATTCCCATCTTTGAGGATAAATCGGGATAAATTGCAGTTTATTGACAATTTTGACGATGTGGGCGGTTCTCCGCGTTACCTGAACGGTGAGATCAGACAGCGAACTTTGAGTATGTCGGTACGTTTGAACTATACCATAAACCCCAATTTGACCATTCAATATTGGGGGCAACCTTTTATTTCCAGAGGCCGATATTCAAACTTTAAGCATATTACCGACCCTATTGCCAAAACTTTTGAAGATCGATTTATCCAGTACACGGCCCAACAAATCTCTTTGACCGATGGTGATTATGCCATTGATGAAGATTTGGATGGTGTTACCGATTTTAGTTTCAGCGACCCGGATTTTTCCTTTGTGCAATTCCGTTCCAATTTGGTGATCCGGTGGGAATATATTCCCGGATCGGAGATATTTTTGGTGTGGTCTCAAGATGTATCAAGGAGCGGAGACCCTACCGAAGGACTTTTATCGAGCTTGGGTGATAACATTTTTGGGCAAAAGCCACAGAATATCTTTTTGCTGAAGGCTACTTATCGGTTTGTACTATAA
- the hppD gene encoding 4-hydroxyphenylpyruvate dioxygenase, protein METSTLPLENNTSEDFMPINGTDYIELYVGNSKQAAHYYKTAFGFQSYAQAGLETGLKDRESYVVVQDKIRLVLTSPLKSGTEIGKHIDKHGDGVKVVALWVEDATIAYNNAMERGATSYMEPRTEEDKDGKVVRSGIYTYGETVHIFVERKDYNGTFLPGFKKWETPDYNPKPTGLKFVDHMVGNVGWNKMNHWVKFYEDVLGFKNILSFDDKDISTEYTALMSKVMSNGNGRIKFPINEPAGGQKKSQVEEYLDFYEDEGVQHIAVATDDIINTVRDLKSRGVEFLRVPATYYDAVTDRVGEIDEDIAPLKELGILVDRDDEGYLLQIFTKPVEPRPTMFFEIIQRKGAQSFGKGNFKALFEAIEREQELRGTLH, encoded by the coding sequence ATGGAAACATCCACACTTCCACTAGAAAACAACACTTCCGAAGATTTTATGCCCATTAACGGCACAGATTATATTGAACTATATGTAGGGAATTCCAAGCAAGCCGCCCATTACTACAAAACAGCATTCGGATTTCAATCCTATGCCCAAGCAGGTTTGGAAACCGGTTTGAAGGACCGTGAAAGTTATGTAGTGGTACAAGATAAGATCCGACTGGTACTTACTTCGCCCCTAAAAAGTGGCACGGAGATCGGTAAACATATCGACAAGCACGGCGATGGGGTAAAAGTGGTTGCCCTTTGGGTAGAAGATGCGACCATAGCTTACAACAATGCCATGGAAAGAGGTGCCACTTCCTACATGGAACCACGAACCGAAGAGGACAAAGACGGAAAAGTGGTTCGCTCCGGAATCTACACCTACGGTGAAACCGTTCACATTTTTGTGGAACGCAAAGATTACAATGGAACATTCCTTCCTGGTTTCAAAAAATGGGAAACCCCGGACTATAACCCAAAACCTACAGGGTTAAAATTTGTGGACCACATGGTAGGCAACGTTGGATGGAACAAAATGAACCACTGGGTTAAATTTTATGAGGATGTATTGGGCTTTAAAAACATCCTATCCTTCGATGACAAGGACATATCCACGGAATATACCGCTTTGATGAGCAAGGTGATGAGCAATGGAAATGGAAGAATTAAATTCCCGATCAACGAGCCCGCCGGGGGTCAGAAAAAATCGCAAGTCGAGGAATACTTGGATTTTTATGAAGACGAAGGTGTTCAGCACATTGCTGTGGCCACGGACGATATTATTAACACCGTTCGCGACCTAAAAAGCCGAGGCGTAGAATTTTTAAGGGTACCCGCCACCTATTACGATGCTGTTACCGATCGGGTCGGTGAGATCGATGAGGATATCGCCCCATTAAAGGAATTAGGTATTTTGGTAGACCGTGATGATGAAGGATATTTATTGCAGATCTTTACAAAACCTGTGGAACCCAGACCGACCATGTTCTTCGAAATTATCCAAAGAAAAGGTGCTCAATCGTTCGGAAAAGGTAACTTTAAGGCATTGTTCGAAGCTATTGAACGCGAGCAAGAGCTTAGAGGCACATTGCATTAA
- a CDS encoding pyridoxal phosphate-dependent aminotransferase, which yields MLKDISSIFKAHLVPKEVYKGGKNIPPTDKKIYKLSSNENPLGASPKAVAAMKIAADTIDIYPDQTDIRLREALVKDFDGQLSADQFLCGNSGSEVIDLLLRAFINEGDEVIFSNPCFLPYSVFSRWYGAKQVDIPLLSPNYDLDVEGILNAINEKTKVIFLTSPNNPTGTYIPKPVMDDFISRVPKNIIVIFDEVYRHFADAEDYVTALPYVLEGHNVIGLNSFSKTYGLAGQRIGYGYTTPTIANYVRLIHKPFLLPLTSIEAAIGALNDTEFIQKTVETVLDGRAFISRAFDELGIKYWPSQANFFIIDPPLPEMEFTDKMMNEGIMVRPVSQFGAPGKVRITIGNPEANGALVKALTKLMDTYSTNR from the coding sequence ATGCTGAAAGATATTTCATCCATTTTCAAGGCCCATTTGGTGCCTAAAGAGGTTTATAAAGGTGGAAAAAACATTCCCCCGACCGATAAAAAAATATACAAACTATCCTCTAACGAAAACCCATTGGGAGCATCACCCAAAGCTGTTGCTGCGATGAAAATCGCTGCCGACACTATCGATATATATCCGGACCAGACCGATATTCGTTTACGGGAAGCCCTGGTAAAAGACTTTGACGGCCAATTGAGCGCCGACCAGTTTTTGTGCGGAAATAGTGGCTCTGAGGTTATAGATCTGCTGCTTCGTGCATTTATCAACGAAGGGGACGAAGTTATTTTTTCCAACCCCTGCTTTCTGCCTTACTCCGTTTTTTCCAGATGGTACGGCGCTAAGCAAGTAGATATTCCTTTGCTATCACCCAACTACGATTTGGATGTGGAGGGAATCTTGAATGCGATCAACGAAAAGACCAAGGTGATATTCCTGACCAGCCCCAACAATCCTACGGGCACTTATATTCCAAAACCGGTAATGGACGATTTTATCTCCCGTGTTCCCAAGAATATTATCGTCATTTTTGATGAGGTCTATAGACATTTTGCGGATGCGGAAGATTATGTGACCGCTTTGCCATACGTGTTGGAAGGCCACAATGTGATCGGGCTCAACAGTTTTTCCAAAACCTATGGTTTGGCCGGACAACGCATCGGGTATGGATACACCACACCCACCATTGCCAATTATGTGCGATTGATACACAAACCCTTTTTATTGCCCCTGACTTCCATTGAAGCTGCCATTGGAGCTTTGAACGATACCGAATTCATACAAAAAACAGTAGAAACCGTTTTGGATGGCAGAGCTTTTATTTCCAGAGCATTTGATGAATTAGGCATTAAATACTGGCCAAGTCAAGCTAACTTTTTTATCATAGACCCACCTCTGCCCGAGATGGAGTTTACCGATAAAATGATGAATGAGGGCATTATGGTACGACCGGTATCGCAGTTTGGCGCCCCTGGAAAAGTGCGCATTACCATAGGTAATCCTGAAGCAAATGGTGCTTTGGTGAAAGCTTTAACGAAGTTGATGGACACTTATAGTACAAACCGATAA
- the fahA gene encoding fumarylacetoacetase, translated as MIIDIPENSDFSIHNIPFGIFSTQDRSPRIGVAIGAHILDLAAVAELDVFDFNTALLEKDTLNDFISLGKEITTRVRKKIQYWLKDDESVLAGKPELFVKQSEAQMHMPVSIGDYTDFYSSMEHATNVGKMFRGPENALLPNWKHIPVGYHGRASSIVVSGVPIHRPKGQTMPKGKETPVFGPTKRLDFELEMGFICGKETSMGESISTKEAEDYIFGLVLFNDWSARDIQKWEYVPLGPFLAKNFASSISPWVVPLEALEPFKLAGPKQEPEVLPYLQFEGNKNYDINLEVIITPEKGEKTTVCFSNFKHMYWNMLQQLAHHTVNGCNINIGDIMASGTISGMEENSFGSMLELSWGGTKPIKLNDGSERKFIEDGDTVTLKGYAKKDDIRVGFGEVTTKVLPAK; from the coding sequence ATGATCATAGATATACCCGAAAACTCAGATTTTTCGATTCACAATATTCCTTTTGGGATTTTTTCCACCCAAGACCGAAGTCCACGTATTGGTGTGGCCATTGGAGCGCATATCTTGGACTTGGCCGCTGTTGCCGAACTGGATGTGTTCGACTTTAATACAGCCCTATTGGAAAAAGACACTTTGAATGATTTTATTTCCCTTGGAAAGGAAATCACTACCCGTGTGCGCAAAAAAATCCAATATTGGCTAAAAGATGACGAATCCGTTTTGGCCGGAAAACCTGAACTCTTTGTAAAGCAATCCGAAGCCCAAATGCATATGCCGGTTTCTATTGGCGATTATACCGACTTTTATTCAAGCATGGAGCACGCCACCAATGTGGGCAAAATGTTCCGTGGCCCAGAAAATGCCCTTTTGCCCAATTGGAAACATATTCCAGTGGGTTACCATGGCAGGGCAAGCTCCATTGTTGTAAGTGGGGTACCCATTCATAGACCTAAAGGTCAAACCATGCCCAAAGGCAAGGAGACACCCGTTTTTGGCCCAACCAAACGCTTGGATTTTGAACTGGAAATGGGCTTTATATGTGGTAAGGAAACATCGATGGGCGAATCTATTTCCACAAAAGAGGCCGAGGATTATATTTTTGGCCTTGTCTTATTTAATGATTGGTCGGCGCGCGATATTCAAAAGTGGGAATATGTACCGTTGGGGCCCTTTTTAGCCAAGAATTTTGCCTCATCCATATCGCCTTGGGTAGTTCCCTTGGAAGCTTTGGAACCCTTCAAACTGGCAGGGCCCAAACAGGAACCCGAAGTATTGCCATATTTGCAATTTGAGGGCAACAAGAATTATGACATCAATCTAGAGGTTATCATCACACCGGAAAAAGGTGAAAAAACCACCGTTTGCTTTAGTAACTTTAAGCATATGTACTGGAATATGCTACAACAACTCGCACATCATACGGTAAATGGATGCAACATCAACATTGGGGATATAATGGCCTCGGGTACCATCTCCGGTATGGAAGAAAACAGTTTTGGTTCTATGCTGGAATTGTCGTGGGGAGGTACAAAACCCATCAAACTAAATGATGGAAGCGAACGAAAGTTTATCGAAGATGGTGACACTGTAACATTGAAAGGTTACGCCAAAAAAGACGATATAAGGGTAGGGTTTGGTGAAGTGACCACTAAAGTGCTCCCTGCGAAATAA
- a CDS encoding thioredoxin family protein, with translation MIELLFFTGKTCGVCKALKPKLLEAVQGNFPNVNIRVVDVEEEVEFTGQSMVFTLPVVIIKVDGREMARFARSFAVYEVLDKLKRLGGR, from the coding sequence ATGATAGAACTTCTATTTTTTACCGGAAAAACCTGCGGTGTCTGCAAGGCGCTAAAACCAAAACTGTTGGAAGCTGTACAGGGAAACTTTCCAAATGTGAATATTCGTGTAGTTGATGTGGAGGAAGAAGTTGAGTTTACAGGACAGTCCATGGTATTTACCCTGCCAGTTGTTATCATTAAAGTAGACGGCAGGGAAATGGCCCGCTTTGCCCGAAGTTTTGCAGTATATGAGGTGTTGGACAAACTAAAACGCCTTGGTGGGAGATAA
- a CDS encoding sulfite exporter TauE/SafE family protein: MKVNYIFLLLALVAEIIGTIGGFGSSVFFVPLGNFYFDFYSVLGMTAIFHLSSNISKIFLFKKGLDKKLLLYIGAPSVVFVIIGGFLSKVVNSDALEIVLGIFLVVFSLLFLIKSEIIILPNKKNSLIGGALSGFSAGLLGTGGAIRGLTMAAFNLEKSAFIATSAFIDFLIDFSRTFVYYSNGYIGKLELTYLPFLFAIGLVGTYLGKKVLKYIPQDKFRKLSLIFILMIGLATISTLAIDHWF, encoded by the coding sequence ATGAAGGTCAACTATATTTTTCTTCTGCTCGCACTCGTTGCCGAAATTATAGGTACCATTGGCGGTTTTGGCTCTTCGGTGTTTTTTGTTCCGTTGGGCAATTTTTATTTTGATTTTTATTCGGTCCTGGGCATGACCGCCATTTTCCATTTATCGAGCAACATCAGTAAAATTTTCTTGTTCAAAAAAGGGTTGGACAAAAAACTATTGCTCTATATTGGCGCTCCATCCGTTGTTTTTGTTATTATCGGTGGGTTTTTATCAAAAGTTGTGAATAGCGATGCCCTAGAAATAGTTCTGGGCATATTTTTGGTCGTCTTTAGCCTTCTTTTCCTTATCAAAAGTGAAATCATTATCCTGCCCAACAAAAAGAACTCCCTTATTGGAGGAGCGCTTTCAGGATTTTCTGCAGGGCTTTTGGGTACAGGAGGGGCCATCCGGGGGTTGACCATGGCGGCCTTCAATTTGGAAAAAAGTGCCTTTATCGCCACCTCTGCTTTCATCGATTTTTTGATTGATTTCTCTCGGACCTTTGTATACTACAGCAACGGGTATATTGGAAAATTGGAATTGACCTATTTACCTTTTTTGTTCGCCATTGGGTTGGTGGGCACCTATTTGGGAAAAAAAGTACTGAAGTACATTCCACAAGATAAATTCCGTAAACTTAGTTTGATTTTTATTTTGATGATCGGTTTGGCCACAATAAGCACCTTGGCCATTGATCATTGGTTCTGA
- a CDS encoding MarR family winged helix-turn-helix transcriptional regulator: MLNRIDEIHGMGFHLDLVLRKIQKAYLRTFDALGVDITIEQWVILYQIHELGEEASQRDIVNENFRNRATTSRVIGGLEKKGWISKARFEGDQKRFKLELTENGQKILDLTLPSAIQLRKLALKDLDPAEFEIFLKVLDSIGENYEEHQNQ; encoded by the coding sequence TTGCTGAACCGTATAGACGAAATACATGGAATGGGGTTCCATTTGGATTTGGTGCTCCGAAAAATTCAAAAGGCCTATCTGCGTACTTTTGATGCGCTTGGTGTGGATATAACCATTGAGCAGTGGGTAATTTTGTATCAAATCCATGAATTGGGCGAAGAGGCAAGTCAACGCGATATTGTCAACGAAAATTTCCGAAACCGTGCTACTACATCACGGGTGATCGGAGGATTGGAGAAGAAAGGTTGGATTTCCAAGGCCCGCTTTGAAGGTGATCAAAAACGTTTTAAGTTGGAACTGACCGAAAATGGACAAAAAATATTGGACCTGACCCTGCCGAGTGCAATTCAATTGCGAAAATTGGCACTTAAGGACTTAGACCCTGCCGAGTTTGAGATCTTTTTAAAAGTTTTGGACAGTATTGGGGAGAATTATGAGGAACATCAGAACCAATGA
- the rpsI gene encoding 30S ribosomal protein S9, whose translation MEVVHKIGRRKTAVARVYVSEGSGNITINKRDLNDYFTTGTLQYKVKQPFALTETEGNYDVKVNVYGGGITGQAEAVRLALSRAMCEIDAENRTVLKPEGLLTRDPRMVERKKFGQKKARKKFQFSKR comes from the coding sequence ATGGAAGTGGTTCATAAGATAGGTAGAAGAAAAACAGCTGTGGCCAGAGTATATGTTTCCGAAGGTTCAGGAAACATTACCATCAACAAAAGAGATCTTAACGATTACTTTACCACAGGTACATTGCAATACAAAGTAAAACAACCTTTTGCCTTAACAGAAACCGAAGGCAACTACGACGTAAAAGTAAATGTTTACGGTGGTGGTATCACAGGTCAGGCAGAGGCCGTTCGTTTGGCTTTGTCCAGAGCAATGTGCGAAATAGATGCAGAGAACAGAACTGTTCTTAAACCAGAAGGGTTATTAACAAGAGACCCAAGAATGGTGGAAAGGAAGAAATTCGGTCAGAAGAAAGCCCGTAAGAAATTCCAATTCTCCAAACGTTAA